A portion of the Acanthopagrus latus isolate v.2019 chromosome 21, fAcaLat1.1, whole genome shotgun sequence genome contains these proteins:
- the LOC119010682 gene encoding immunoglobulin lambda-1 light chain-like, with amino-acid sequence MLFLPAAALCCLCSALVAMAAQLIQDDLTLTRRVDGNVSFSCRGTGQCYSNWPVVWYQKKDTETFTRILRIDKSRCNIDYRFSHPQVNDFSAVNDQNGCGLKIEKVKLLHSATYYCACWKSSFYIFGSGTKLVVTGEQVVKPVVSVYPAASRAHLEGRSSLLCVASAMFPPLVRFSWKRRKENQEQWLPAEGEQLELRESGRTAAILLVDRDARHTYKYRCSVQHEGGRDEVQTEQGNEGLVTVFSSDPASCGDAVPALGPCQHQVKLLCVLYTVLIVKSLVYCCGLSLLRIL; translated from the exons atgcttttcctcccagctgctgctctgtgctgtctgtgttcag cgctggttgccatggcagcacagctgattcaggaCGATTTAACACTGACCAGGAGAGTTGATGGAaacgtctccttcagctgtcgagGAACTGGCCAGTGTTACAGCAACTGGCCAGTCGTCTGgtaccagaagaaagacacagaaacattcacaaggATTCTTCGTATTGACAAGAGCAGATGTAATATAGATTACAGGTTCAGTCATCCTCAAGTAAACGATTTTTCAGCTGTGAATGATCAGAACGGCTGTGGGTTGAAGATCGAGAAagttaaactccttcattcagccacctaCTACTGCGCCTGTTGGAAGAGTTc GTTTTACATCTTTGGCTCTGGAACTAAACTGGTTGTAACAG GTGAGCAGGTAGTGAAGCCCGTGGTGAGCGTGTAcccagcagcatccagagcccacctggaggggaggagctccctgctgtgtgtggcctcagccatgtttcctcctctggttcgCTTCTCCTGGAAAAGACGAAAGGAGAATCAGGAGCAGTGGCTCcctgctgagggagagcagctggagctcagagAGTCGGGACGCACCGCCGCCATCTTGCTGGTTGACAGGGACGCTCGCCACACGTATAAATACCGCTGCTCGGTCCAGCACGAGGGGGGCAGAGATGAGGTCCAAACAGAACAAGGTAATGAAggcttggtgactgtgttcagcAGTGATCCAGCTTCATGTGGAGACGCT gtTCCAGCTCTTGGACCATGTCAGCACcaggtgaagctgctgtgtgtgctcTACACAGTGCTGATAGTGAAGAGTCTGGTGTACTGCTGTggactctctctgctgaggatcctctga